The Accipiter gentilis chromosome 29, bAccGen1.1, whole genome shotgun sequence genome segment GGGGCCACATCTTGCaataagaggaagaggaaaagacgGTTCATTCACCGTCGCTAAAAATGGGAGGCAGCATCTGTCCAGCAGACCAGGAAGGGAAGCTCCAGACCTTGCCTGTGGGGCATCCCTGGGAGTGCCGCAGCCGGAGCGACACAGCCCTCTGTCAGTAAGGGGTGTCGGGGCAGCGTGGCTCAGAGAGCCTGGGGCAGCATGCTCTTCCACAACCGCAAGACCCAGCTCCTGCTGGTCAACTCCCTGACGTTCGGCCTGGAGGTCTGCCTGGCTGCAGGGATAACCTACGTGCCTCCGCTGCTGCTGGAAGTGGGCGTGGAGGAGAAGTTCATGACCATGGTTTTGGGTAGGCAGTTTTTCTCTCATCTTCGAGGTCCTTCTTTACCCTTTGAGTCTGGAGGACAGGGGCAAATAAGGGCTTGTCTCTGCGGGGTGGTTGCAGGGCTACTGTTACATCAAGGGCAGGCTTGTGTTTGGAGGAGGGGGCTGTCACCCAGTGAAGCTTATTGAGTTCCTGAAATGTCCCAGGCTTTTTTTACAGTGCATATAGACCAGTGTCCTCCAGGTCTGTCCCCCTAACAccacctctttctcttttccagggaTAGGACCTGTCCTAGGCTTGGTTTTTGTCCCACTGATCGGATCCGCCAGCGACCACTGGCACAGCAGCTATGGCCGAAGGCGACCTTTCATCTGGATGCTTTGCCTGGGAGTCTTGCTGAGCCTCTTCGTTATCCCACATGCCAGCAGCCTGGCCAGCCTGTTTGCCCTCAACACTCGGCCGCTGGAGATTGCCTTCCTCATCCTGGGCATCGGGTTACTGGATTTCTGCGGCCAGGTCTGCTTTACTCCACTGGAGGCCCTGCTCTCAGACCTCTTCCAGGAGCCAGACAACTGCCGCCAAGCCTTCTCCATGTATGCCTTCATGATCAGCTTGGGGGGCTGCATCGGCTACCTCCTTCCAGCCATTGACTGGGGTGGCAGCTTTCTGGCCCCGTACCTGGGAGGGCAGGAGACCTGCCTCTTCAGCCTCCTTGCCATCATCTTCCTCGGCTGTGTGCTGGCCACGCTCTTTGTGACAGAGGAGGCAGCCACCCAGGCAGATGTTCTGGATGGCCCCACGCTGAAGGACGTTCCCCCTAAGTCctcacctcctgcctgctgctcttgccagGTCTCCAGGAGCTCGTGTCTGCTGCAGGCCAGGCACATGATGCAGGCCCTGAGAAACCTTTGCACGCTGGTGCCACGGCTCCACAGCCTCTACTGCCGCATCCCCAAGGTCATCCGGCGCCTGTTCGTGGCCGAGCTCTGCAGCTGGATGGCACTCATGACTTTCATGCTGTTCTACACAGACTTTGTTGGGGAAGGGCTGTACCACGGCATCCCCAGAGCCAAGCCAGGCACGGATGCCAGACGCCACTACGATGAAGGTGAGAAGTAAACCAGCTGCTCTGAGGCTGCGGCTC includes the following:
- the SLC45A3 gene encoding solute carrier family 45 member 3, coding for MLFHNRKTQLLLVNSLTFGLEVCLAAGITYVPPLLLEVGVEEKFMTMVLGIGPVLGLVFVPLIGSASDHWHSSYGRRRPFIWMLCLGVLLSLFVIPHASSLASLFALNTRPLEIAFLILGIGLLDFCGQVCFTPLEALLSDLFQEPDNCRQAFSMYAFMISLGGCIGYLLPAIDWGGSFLAPYLGGQETCLFSLLAIIFLGCVLATLFVTEEAATQADVLDGPTLKDVPPKSSPPACCSCQVSRSSCLLQARHMMQALRNLCTLVPRLHSLYCRIPKVIRRLFVAELCSWMALMTFMLFYTDFVGEGLYHGIPRAKPGTDARRHYDEGVRMGSLGLFLQCITSIFFSTIMDRMVKQFGTRAVYLASVVFFPVAAFVMCLSHSVIVVTISAALTGFTFSALQILPYTLASLYHHEKQVFLHKYKSEEEEDAARLEKKSAFSKGHLPSQKLPYQNGHAGSLFSSSSPSSSPPAAGSALCVSSSCDVSLMMMVGEPDSVAPGRGICLDLAILDSAFLLSQVVPSLFMGSIVQFTQSVTAYMVSAAGFGLVAIYFATKVVFDKSDMAKYSV